A single window of Tuberibacillus sp. Marseille-P3662 DNA harbors:
- the addB gene encoding helicase-exonuclease AddAB subunit AddB translates to MALRLLIGRSGTGKTQQVHKEIIAELKQRPQGKPLILIVPDQMTFATEYDIATAAGLGGTTRLHVLSFSRLALRVLQETGGATRQHLSQVGLSMLLRRLVEKRSDELRIFQRAGEQKGFYDILRQSIAEFKRYCLSADDVFQQYKQLETMERQDEVLTKDKLHDLQLIYTDFEQALLDKYVDSEDYLNLLARQLPKSQWLKDVDVWMDGFDQLIPQEQEVVQALLETASDVAVTLTMDTHGLHSGAGEMSLFQKPVQTYQQLQQLAVASGVTAREPEMFTDPRRFRQQALAHLEQNYEKRPAPEAAAGPAIRMTETVNRREEVEQTAREILKLVREESYCYRDITVLTRDLTLYYDLVDSIFQDYEIPVFLDQKRPMHHHPLIEFIRSALDVIQQNWRYEAVFRCVKTDLLFSTDADWSVEREKMDQLENYVIGFGVHGSQWRSSEPWIYREYRGLREEDIPQSKEEKQHQYKLNQWREIVRRPLMQLEKDLSKAKTVIDKCTVLYQFLETMNIPEKIESLRNRAEEAGRLDEAREHDQVWRTVLDCLDQLVETGSDDALSLEVFINVLDTGLDSLTFALVPPALDQVLVGSMDRTRMSGAKAVFIVGANEGLLPMTPTEDHILNDDDRAVLETYEFNIEETSRDQLLQEEYMIYKAFAAPSERLVISYPLATENGDALMPSTVINRIKRLFPDITPLLITGDAHEHNVMTQLDFASRPMKALSHTAAQIRRWRRGYPISNIWWDAYNWLVTNDWWADNTKQVLSSLFYYNREQPLEPDVAQALYSSHIKASVSRMELYKSCPFAQFASYGLKLKERDTYRLDAPDIGQLFHSALKLMTEELMKHNRQWSELNDDECEALAHRQVEQLSPKLQKQILLSSARHEYLQHKLSQVIIRAAKTMRQQAKASGFSPVGLELPFGPDQPLPPLTFELPNGCQMEIIGRIDRVDRGYSDQGMMLRIIDYKSSATDLNLSEVYYGLALQMLAYLDVVITYAKEWLGEEADPGAVLYFHVHNPMLNDPEGAAQSVERELLKQFKMKGLVLEDEDVVKGMDQTLESGNSDIVPVGLKKNGGFYSSSSVASPDDMASLRDYVRETMADIGTNITDGDIDISPYKLKNKKPCEYCAFKSVCQFDESQPENEYRALKQTKDKDILEQIRKEDDDGDQNQ, encoded by the coding sequence ATGGCATTACGTCTGTTGATTGGACGGTCGGGCACAGGGAAAACACAACAGGTACATAAGGAGATCATTGCGGAACTGAAACAGCGGCCGCAGGGTAAGCCGCTGATTCTGATTGTGCCCGATCAAATGACGTTTGCCACAGAATATGATATTGCGACAGCGGCAGGTCTCGGTGGCACAACGCGCCTCCACGTATTGAGCTTTTCCCGGCTTGCCCTTAGAGTGCTGCAGGAAACTGGTGGAGCGACGCGTCAGCACCTGTCACAGGTAGGCCTATCGATGCTGCTAAGGCGACTCGTCGAAAAACGAAGTGACGAGCTGCGCATTTTTCAGCGTGCTGGTGAACAGAAAGGTTTTTACGATATCCTGCGCCAATCGATTGCTGAGTTTAAACGGTATTGTTTATCAGCGGACGATGTTTTCCAGCAATATAAACAATTAGAAACAATGGAGCGGCAAGATGAAGTGCTGACGAAGGATAAACTGCATGACTTACAACTGATTTATACAGACTTCGAGCAGGCGTTGCTAGATAAATATGTTGATTCGGAAGACTACTTAAATTTACTAGCTAGGCAACTGCCAAAATCCCAGTGGCTCAAAGACGTTGACGTATGGATGGACGGGTTTGATCAGTTGATTCCACAGGAACAAGAAGTCGTCCAAGCCTTACTCGAAACCGCCTCCGATGTTGCGGTTACCTTGACAATGGATACACACGGGCTTCATTCAGGTGCTGGGGAAATGTCCCTGTTCCAAAAGCCGGTTCAAACTTATCAGCAACTGCAACAATTGGCAGTGGCCTCCGGTGTGACCGCCCGAGAACCTGAAATGTTTACCGATCCACGGCGATTCCGCCAGCAGGCGTTAGCCCACCTTGAACAAAACTATGAAAAACGACCGGCGCCTGAAGCAGCAGCTGGGCCTGCGATTCGGATGACGGAGACGGTTAACCGCCGTGAGGAAGTTGAGCAAACGGCACGGGAGATTTTAAAACTCGTTCGCGAGGAGAGTTACTGCTATCGTGATATCACGGTTTTAACCCGTGATTTAACTCTCTATTATGATCTAGTTGATTCCATCTTCCAAGATTACGAGATTCCGGTGTTTCTTGACCAAAAGCGGCCGATGCACCACCATCCGCTGATTGAATTTATCCGCTCGGCTTTGGATGTCATTCAGCAAAATTGGCGGTATGAAGCAGTTTTTCGTTGTGTGAAGACCGATTTGTTATTTTCAACCGATGCTGATTGGTCTGTAGAACGAGAGAAAATGGATCAGTTAGAAAACTACGTGATCGGCTTCGGCGTCCACGGTTCCCAGTGGCGGAGCTCGGAACCATGGATCTACCGGGAATACCGTGGGCTCAGGGAGGAGGACATCCCGCAATCGAAAGAGGAGAAACAACATCAATATAAGCTCAACCAATGGCGCGAAATAGTTCGCCGGCCGCTGATGCAATTGGAAAAAGACTTGTCTAAGGCGAAGACAGTGATCGATAAATGTACGGTACTCTATCAATTTTTAGAAACGATGAATATTCCGGAGAAAATTGAAAGCTTACGAAACCGCGCGGAGGAAGCGGGCCGATTGGATGAAGCACGGGAACATGATCAAGTTTGGCGGACGGTGCTTGATTGCTTGGATCAGCTGGTTGAAACGGGTTCGGATGATGCTTTGTCGTTGGAGGTGTTCATCAATGTTTTAGATACCGGGCTTGATTCGTTAACGTTTGCGCTTGTGCCCCCGGCGCTTGATCAAGTGTTGGTCGGTAGCATGGATCGAACGCGTATGTCCGGCGCCAAGGCCGTATTTATTGTCGGCGCCAATGAAGGCTTGTTGCCGATGACACCCACGGAAGATCACATCTTAAATGATGATGATCGTGCGGTGCTGGAGACTTATGAATTTAATATCGAAGAGACGAGCCGGGATCAACTGCTACAAGAAGAGTATATGATCTACAAAGCATTCGCGGCACCGAGCGAGCGTCTCGTGATTTCCTATCCGTTAGCAACGGAAAATGGTGACGCACTAATGCCATCAACAGTTATTAACCGGATTAAGCGACTGTTTCCGGACATCACGCCTCTTTTAATCACTGGTGATGCCCATGAACATAATGTGATGACCCAGCTTGATTTTGCTAGCCGGCCGATGAAGGCGCTCAGTCATACCGCAGCGCAAATTCGCCGCTGGCGGCGCGGTTATCCGATCTCAAATATTTGGTGGGATGCCTATAACTGGTTGGTAACAAATGACTGGTGGGCGGACAACACGAAGCAAGTGTTAAGCAGTCTATTTTATTATAACCGTGAACAGCCGCTTGAGCCCGATGTTGCCCAAGCGTTATACAGTAGTCATATCAAGGCGAGCGTGTCACGGATGGAACTGTATAAATCCTGTCCGTTTGCCCAATTTGCTTCTTACGGGCTAAAGTTGAAAGAACGGGATACTTATCGTTTGGATGCGCCGGATATCGGACAATTGTTCCACTCTGCGTTAAAATTAATGACGGAAGAATTAATGAAGCACAATCGTCAGTGGTCAGAGCTTAATGATGATGAATGTGAAGCTTTGGCCCACAGGCAAGTCGAGCAACTCTCGCCAAAGCTGCAAAAACAAATTCTATTGAGCTCAGCGCGCCATGAATATTTGCAGCATAAATTGTCGCAGGTCATTATTCGCGCGGCGAAAACGATGCGGCAGCAAGCTAAAGCAAGTGGTTTTTCTCCCGTCGGTTTGGAATTACCGTTTGGTCCTGATCAACCTTTGCCGCCGCTAACGTTTGAACTGCCTAATGGTTGTCAAATGGAGATTATTGGACGGATTGACCGCGTGGATCGGGGTTATAGTGACCAAGGCATGATGCTCAGGATCATTGATTATAAATCAAGCGCCACGGACTTGAATCTATCGGAAGTCTATTATGGATTGGCGCTGCAAATGCTCGCCTATCTGGACGTTGTGATCACCTATGCGAAGGAATGGCTGGGTGAGGAAGCGGATCCTGGTGCGGTTTTATATTTTCATGTCCATAATCCGATGCTGAATGATCCTGAAGGGGCGGCTCAATCTGTTGAGCGTGAATTGCTTAAGCAATTTAAAATGAAAGGTCTTGTACTGGAAGATGAGGACGTTGTTAAAGGCATGGATCAAACGCTTGAGTCCGGAAATTCCGACATCGTCCCGGTCGGTTTGAAGAAAAATGGCGGATTCTACAGTTCGTCTTCCGTTGCCAGTCCTGATGATATGGCCTCCTTGCGGGATTACGTCCGGGAAACGATGGCAGATATCGGGACGAATATCACGGACGGTGATATTGACATTTCACCTTATAAACTTAAGAACAAGAAGCCTTGCGAGTACTGTGCTTTCAAATCGGTGTGTCAATTTGACGAGTCGCAGCCGGAAAATGAGTATCGCGCACTCAAGCAAACCAAAGACAAGGACATTCTGGAACAAATCAGAAAGGAGGATGACGACGGTGACCAAAATCAATAA